ATCTGCTCTGGCTGAGCTTTGGTTTCCTGAATTAAAAGAATATCCGGATTTTCTTGTTTTAGCCAGCCAATAATATCTTTATTTATGGCTGCCCTTATTCCGTTTACATTATAGCTTATAATTTTTTTCATATTTGTTATTTTGAAAGATTAAAGATAATAATCTATGGCAAATTGTACCGATATTTATCAAATACTAACTTGCAAAAATCTTTAAGTCTATATACTGACGATAATTCCTAAGAATCAACTATTTTTGTAAAAAAAAATAACGCGACATTGAAAGAAGGACTAGTAATTAAATCAACGGGAAGTTGGTATACAGTGAAAACCAACGATGGAGAAATTCACAATTGCCGTATTAAAGGGCGATTTAGAATGGATGGAATACGAACGACAAATCCGGTTGCTGTTGGCGATATGGTAGATTTTGAGGAGGATAAAGAGTCGAAAGTAATTGTTAAAATTCATGATCGAAAGAATTACATCATCCGAAAATCATCAAATTTATCTAAACACAGCCAAATTATAGCTTCTAACGTCGATCAGGCTTTTTTGATTGTAACCGTTAATTATCCACTTACAACAACAACCTTTATCGATCGATTTTTAGCCGCTGCCGAAGCATACCGAATTCCTGTTCGACTAATTTTTAATAAAATTGACAGATATCGACCCAATGATAAAGCTCGCTTAGATGAATTAAAGGGTATTTATGAAAAAATTGGTTATAAATGCTTCGAGATTTCTGCAAAAAACGGCACTCATCTTGATATAATTCGTGAAGCTTTACAAGGAAAAATAAATCTTTTATCTGGTCATTCGGGAGTAGGAAAGTCAACCTTAATAAATGCTATACAACCAGGATTAGATTTGAAAACAGGAGAAATATCCGAAGCTCATTCGCAGGGAAAACATACTACTACTTTTTCGGAAATGTTCGAGTTAGATTTTGAAGGATATATTATAGATACCCCTGGAATTAGAGGTTTTGGAACTATTGATATGGAAAAAGAAGAAATGTCGCATTTTTTTCCTGAAATTTTCAAAACATCAGAACAATGCCAGTTTAATAATTGCAGTCATATTCATGAACCCAAGTGTGCTGTAAAGAAAGCAGTTGAAGTTGGTGATATTAGTATTACCCGATACGAAAGTTATTTGGGAATGGTAATGGAAGATGAGGACAATAAATACCGCATATAAAAATTGTGAATTATAATTTAATTGTATGAGATCACACGAAGTAGATTATAAAATTATTGGCAATGATATTCAATTGGTAGAAGTAGAGTTAGATCCTAACGAAACTGTAATTGCCGAAGCAGGAGCAATGGCTTACATGGAAGAAGGTATCGAATTTGAAACCAAAATGGGCGATGGGTCGGAACCCGAAAAGGGATTATTCGGAAAATTATTATCTGCAGGTTCTCGATTAATAACCGGCGAATCAATTTTTCTTACTCATTTCACTCATCGTGGATATGGAAAATCTAAAGTTGCATTTGCGGCTCCTTATCCTGGAACAATTATGCCTGTTGATTTGCAAAAAACAGGGGGTTCGTTAATTGTTCAGAAAGATGGTTTTTTGTGTGCAGCATTGGGAACAAAAGTAAGTATCACATTTAATCAGAAAATTGGATCGGCATTGTTTGGTGGAGAAGGCTTTATTTTGCAAAAACTGGAAGGCGATGGAATGGCTTTTGTTCATGCTGGAGGAACTATCATCGAAAAAAAATTAAACAATCAGAAACTTAGAGTCGATAC
This genomic interval from uncultured Marinifilum sp. contains the following:
- the rsgA gene encoding ribosome small subunit-dependent GTPase A, which gives rise to MKEGLVIKSTGSWYTVKTNDGEIHNCRIKGRFRMDGIRTTNPVAVGDMVDFEEDKESKVIVKIHDRKNYIIRKSSNLSKHSQIIASNVDQAFLIVTVNYPLTTTTFIDRFLAAAEAYRIPVRLIFNKIDRYRPNDKARLDELKGIYEKIGYKCFEISAKNGTHLDIIREALQGKINLLSGHSGVGKSTLINAIQPGLDLKTGEISEAHSQGKHTTTFSEMFELDFEGYIIDTPGIRGFGTIDMEKEEMSHFFPEIFKTSEQCQFNNCSHIHEPKCAVKKAVEVGDISITRYESYLGMVMEDEDNKYRI
- a CDS encoding TIGR00266 family protein gives rise to the protein MRSHEVDYKIIGNDIQLVEVELDPNETVIAEAGAMAYMEEGIEFETKMGDGSEPEKGLFGKLLSAGSRLITGESIFLTHFTHRGYGKSKVAFAAPYPGTIMPVDLQKTGGSLIVQKDGFLCAALGTKVSITFNQKIGSALFGGEGFILQKLEGDGMAFVHAGGTIIEKKLNNQKLRVDTGCVVAFEEGVEFSVEKAGGLKSMVFGGEGLFLATLKGTGKVWLQSMPIRKLIKAIAPRSENRGKGSSSILGELLED